The window CGCGTCCGGGTCGGCGCCCCGCCGTGATGACTCACGGTTCGAGGTTCTTCGCTCCCGCCCGCGCGGTGAGCGCCGACCGTAGGTGACGTGCCGCACGGTTTCACCGTCCACGCTCCGCCAGTTCCGGCCCGTTCCTTGCAGCCTCCGCCCGGATTACCCGTGGGCGCGGAGCCTTCCTCGTGACGTGCCACCTTGAGGAAGGTCTCCAGATGAATCGCTCCAGTCGCTCCTCGTACCAGAATTCCGAGTCCCGCTCCGGCGGCGGCTCCTACGGCTCCCGTTCCGGCGGGGGCGGTTCCTCGTACGGCTCCCGCTCGGGTGGCGGCGGCTCCTACGGCTCGCGTTCCGGCGGTGGTGGCTCCTCGTACGGCTCCCGTTCGGGCGGCGGTCCGAGGCGGCGCCAGAGCTCCTCCGTACAGGGCGAGTTCGCGATGCCGGTCAGCACCACCCCGGCCCTGCCGGCCGTCGAGACCTTCGACCAGCTCGACATGCCGAAGGCCCTGCTCTCGACGCTCACCCGCCAGGGCGTCACCTCGCCGTTCCCGATCCAGGCCGCGACGCTGCCGAACTCGCTGGCGGGCCGGGACGTCCTCGGCCGCGGCCGGACCGGCTCCGGCAAGACCATCGCCTTCGGCCTCGCGCTGCTGGCCCGCATCGCCGGCCGGCAGGCCGAGCCGGGCCGGCCGCTGGCTCTCGTCCTGGTGCCCACCCGTGAGCTCGCGCAGCAGGTCACCGAGGCGCTCACCCCCTACGCCCACTCGGTGCGGCTGCGGCTCGCCACCGTGGTCGGCGGGGTCTCGATCGGCCGCCAGGCCCAGATCCTGGGCCGGGGGGCGGAGGTCGTCGTGGCCACTCCCGGCCGCCTCAAGGACCTGATCCAGCGCGGCGCCTGCCGGCTCGACAGCGTCGGGATCACCGTCCTCGACGAGGCCGACCAGATGGCCGACATGGGCTTCCTGCCGCAGGTCATCGAGCTGCTCGACCAGGTCGAGGCCGACAGCCAGACGATGCTGTTCTCCGCCACCCTGGACCGCAACGTCGACCGCCTGGTGCGCCGGTTCCTCAAGGACCCGGTCACCCACTCGGTGGACCCGTCCGCCGGGGCGGTCAGCACCATGGAGCACCACGTCCTGCACGTGCAGAACGGCGACAAGAACGCCACGATCGCCCACATCGCCTCGCGCGAGGGCGGCGTGATCATGTTCACCGACACCAAGCACGGCGCCGACCGGCTGGTGGACGAGCTGCTCGCCAGCGGGGTGAAGGCGGCCGCGCTGCACGGCGGGAAGTCCCAGCCCCAGCGCACCCGCACCCTCCAGCAGTTCCGCAACGGCCAGGTCACCGCGCTGATCGCGACCAACGTCGCGGCCCGCGGCATCCACGTCGACGGCCTCGACCTGGTCGTCAACCTGGACCCGCCGACCGACCACAAGGACTACCTGCACCGCGGCGGCCGCACCGCCCGGGCGGGCGAGTCCGGCACCGTCGTGACGCTCGTCCTGCCCAACCAGCGCCGCGAGACGGCCCGGATGATGGCCACCGCCGGCATCACCCCCGAGTCCACCCGGGTCCACTCCACCGACGATGAGCTGGCCCGCATCACCGGCGCCCGCGTGCCCACCGGCGTGCCCGTGGTGATCGCCGACCCCGTGGTCGAGCGGCCCCGGCGCAGCGCCTCGGGCGGTCGCAACCGCCGCAGCCGCCCCACCTCGGCCGGCCGCGGCCAGCAGGGCGGCGGCACCGGCGGCCGCGGCCAGGGCGGCGGCACCGGCGGCCGTGGCCAGGGCGGCGGCACCGGCGGCCGCGGCCAGGGCGGCGGCACCGGCGGCGCCCGCCGTGGCGGGCCGCGGCGCGTCGACCTGGCCGCGTAGGCCCCGCGTCCGGTCGGTCCCGCCGCGCGTCGGCGGGACCGGCCGGATCCGGCCGGACACCCGCGGGCCGGGCCCAACCGCGGCAGCACCGTCGAGCACCTCCCTGATCGCCGCCGTCACCGGTGGACCGACCCGAAGGAGCCCCATGACCATGGCCCTCGAACACCCCGCCGACTTCGCCGCCGACGCCCTGACCACGGTCGGGGACGTGATGACCCGACCCGAGCTGCAGATCAGTGACGACGTCATGGTCGACACCGCGCTGGACATCCTGCTCAGCTCCGGCGCCCCGCACGCCCTGGTCCGCGACGAGGAGGGCCGCTGCGCCGGGCTGCTGACCCGTCTGCACCTCGCGCCGTTCCGGGCCCGCTCCTGGTACACCGAGCGCACCCCGGTGCGGGCGGTGAAGCACGACCGCGCGCCGTTCGCCACCGCCGGGATGCCGGCCGCCACCGCAACGGCCACCATGCGCGCCCGCGGTCTGGACACCTGGCCGGTCGTGG of the Kitasatospora sp. NBC_01246 genome contains:
- a CDS encoding DEAD/DEAH box helicase — encoded protein: MNRSSRSSYQNSESRSGGGSYGSRSGGGGSSYGSRSGGGGSYGSRSGGGGSSYGSRSGGGPRRRQSSSVQGEFAMPVSTTPALPAVETFDQLDMPKALLSTLTRQGVTSPFPIQAATLPNSLAGRDVLGRGRTGSGKTIAFGLALLARIAGRQAEPGRPLALVLVPTRELAQQVTEALTPYAHSVRLRLATVVGGVSIGRQAQILGRGAEVVVATPGRLKDLIQRGACRLDSVGITVLDEADQMADMGFLPQVIELLDQVEADSQTMLFSATLDRNVDRLVRRFLKDPVTHSVDPSAGAVSTMEHHVLHVQNGDKNATIAHIASREGGVIMFTDTKHGADRLVDELLASGVKAAALHGGKSQPQRTRTLQQFRNGQVTALIATNVAARGIHVDGLDLVVNLDPPTDHKDYLHRGGRTARAGESGTVVTLVLPNQRRETARMMATAGITPESTRVHSTDDELARITGARVPTGVPVVIADPVVERPRRSASGGRNRRSRPTSAGRGQQGGGTGGRGQGGGTGGRGQGGGTGGRGQGGGTGGARRGGPRRVDLAA
- a CDS encoding CBS domain-containing protein encodes the protein MTMALEHPADFAADALTTVGDVMTRPELQISDDVMVDTALDILLSSGAPHALVRDEEGRCAGLLTRLHLAPFRARSWYTERTPVRAVKHDRAPFATAGMPAATATATMRARGLDTWPVVDDDGHVIGLLSI